Genomic DNA from Lactococcus garvieae:
TCATCCGTCATGCAATTTGACTACGCAGGAAAGCGTGTCAATATCTTGGATACCCCAGGGCATGAGGACTTCTCCGAGGATACCTATCGTACTTTGATGGCAGTAGATGCTGCTGTGATGGTTATTGACAGTGCCAAAGGTATTGAGGCCCAAACCAAAAAACTTTTCCAAGTTGTGAAGCGCCGTGGTATTCCCGTTTTCACCTTTATTAATAAACTGGACCGTGATGGTCGTGAGCCTTTGGACTTGCTGAGTGAGTTAGAAGACATCTTAGGGATTGCTTCTGTTCCGATGAACTGGCCGATTGGTATGGGAAAAAACTTCCAAGGGCTTTATGATTTCTATAATAACCGTATCGAGGTTTTTCAGCCAGAAAATGGAGAACGTTTTATTGAGCTCGATGAAAATGGAGAGATTGACGCCAGCTACCCACTGACAAACAACCCTTTTTATGCCCAAGCTATGGAAGACGCTGAACTCTTGCAAGATGCAGGTAATGAGTTTGATGAAAAAGAAGTCCTCGCAGGACAGCTGACCCCCGTCTTCTTTGGATCAGCCTTGACCGACTTTGGTGTGGAAACTTTCCTTGATACTTTCTTGACTTATGCCCCTGAACCAAACGGACATAAGACAGTGGATGATGAGATTATTGACCCCTTACGTGAAGAATTTTCAGGCTTTGTATTCAAAATTCAGGCCAACATGGATATTCGTCACCGTGACCGTATCGCCTTTGTTCGTATTGTTTCTGGTGAATTTGAGCGTGGGATGGGTGTGAAGCTTCTTCGTACAGGGAAACAAGTCAAACTTTCAAACGTTACACAGTTTATGGCTGAGTCACGTGAAAATGTAGAAAATGCTGTTGCTGGAGATATCATCGGGGTTTATGATACAGGTACTTACCAAGTCGGTGACACGCTAACAACAGGGAAGCTTAAAACAGCTTTTGAGCCTTTACCAACCTTTACACCAGAACTCTTTATGCGCGTGACCGCTAAAAATGTCATGAAGCAAAAATCTTTCCAAAAAGGGATCGAGCAGTTGGTTCAGGAAGGTGCGATTCAGCTTTATAAGACTTACACCACAGGCGAAATCATGCTCGGTGCGGTTGGTCAGCTCCAGTTTGAAGTTTTCAAACATCGTATGGAAAATGAATACAACTCCGAAATTATCATGACACCAATGGGCAGTAAAACCGTCCGTTGGATTAAACCTGAAGATTTGGATGAAAAAATGTCTTCTAGCCGAAATATTTTGGCACGCGATCGCTTTGACCATCCTCTCTTCCTGTTTGAAAATGACTTTGCCATGCGTTGGTTCAAGGATAAATACCCCGATGTTGAGTTGATGGAGCAGTTTTCTGTTTAATGAAAATGAGTTAAAAAGTCCTCTAAAATGAGGCTTTTTCTATCTGCAAAAAAGGACTTCAAAATAAAAAAAAAAAAATAAAAAAGGTAAGCATTTACATCTTTAAAAGTATGTTATAATAGTCAAGTTATATATTCAGGCGAGTTAAGACAAAGATTTTTTCGCCTGTAACTGAGCTTTCGAGCTTGGTCGTCATATTTGCTATAGGCAAATTTAGAAAATTATAGGTGAAACATTGAAATTCAACGAACTCGGCCTTTCAGAAGGCATTATCGAGACTCTTACAGCTATCGGTTATGAGCAGCCAACGCCAATCCAAGAGCAAACTATCCAACTTGCGCTCTCAGGACGTGACGTTCTCGGTCAAGCCCAAACTGGTACAGGGAAGACAGCCGCTTTTGGCCTCCCAACTATTGAAAAAATTAATCCAGAAAATAAAGCTATCCAAGCCCTTGTGATTGCTCCAACACGTGAACTTGCTGTCCAAGGACAAGAAGAACTCTTCCGCTTTGGTAAATCTAAAGGCCTTAAAGTGCGTACTGTCTTCGGTGGATCAAGCATCGAAAAACAAATCAAAGCGCTCCGTTCAGGTGCTCATATCGTTGTAGGTACACCAGGGCGTATGGTTGACTTGCTTAAACGTAAAGCACTTGACCTTTCACATCTTGAAACATTGATTCTTGATGAAGCAGACGAAATGCTCAACATGGGCTTCCTCGAAGACATCGAGTTTATCATTGGTAAAACACCAAGTGAACGTCAAACATTGCTCTTCTCAGCAACAATGCCAAATGACATCAAAAAAATTGGCGTGAAGTTCATGAAAAATCCAGAGCATATCAAGATTGCAGCTAAGGAAATGACAGCTGATCGTATTGATCAATACTACGTTAAATCAAAAGAATTTGAAAAATTTGATATCTTGACACGTTTGCTTGATGTGGAACGTCCTGAACTTGCTATTGTTTTTGGTCGTACAAAACGCCGTGTTGATGAAATCACACGTGGTTTGAAATTACGTGGCTACCGTGCCGAAGGTATTCACGGTGACTTGGACCAAAACAAACGTCTCCGCGTTTTGCGTGATTTTAAGGGCGGACATTTGGATATCTTGGTTGCGACAGACGTTGCGGCACGTGGACTTGACATCTCAGGTGTTACCCACGTTTATAACTACGATATTACCCAAGACCAAGAAAGTTATGTTCACCGTATCGGCCGTACAGGTCGTGCTGGTAAATCTGGTCGTTCTGTAACTTTTGTCAGCTACAATGAGATGGGTTACCTCCGTGCTATTGAAAAACTGACGAAGAAAGAAATGAAGAGCTTGCGTCCACCAACAAAAGAAGATGCTTACCAAGCCAGTCTTTCTGTTGCGATGGATGAAATTAAACGTGACTTACAAGAGGGCAGCCTTAAAGGTAAGTTGACGAAGTTTGATGCAGATGCAGAACAACTTATGGCAGAGTACGATGTGAAAGAACTCGTTGCTATGTTGATTCAAAGCCGCGTTAAAGACCCAGATAATATGCCTGACGTTCAAATCACAGCTGAACGCCCATTACCATTTAACGGTGAAGGCAAAGGCTTCAAGGGCAAAGGTAAAGGCGGTAATGGTAATAAAGGTGGCGGACGTTATGGCCGTGACCGTAATAACAACCGTGGCGGCCGTGGTGGCGACCGTGACCGTGATGGTAAAGGTGGTTACCGTGGTAAAGGCGGCGACCGTGATCGCGACGACAAAAAACGTAACTGGCGTGACCGTGATGACAAAAAACGTGACTATTACAAAAAAGACCGCAAACCTAAAACACAAGCAAGCGAAAAACAAGCAGGCTTCGTGATGCGTAACCGTGGTGATAAATAAAAAGTAAGCCTCTAAACTTACTCAGAAAAAAGACAAAGTCCTATGACTTTGTCTTTTTTTATTTTCCAAATCTAAGAAGTTTCTGAAAGATATCTACGCTCATGAGAGTATAGGTGACATAAGGGGAAGGCTCAACCTTAGAGGCACAACTTATAGGTAATATTTTATCTATGTTCTTATTTATTTTTATTTAAATTAGATTATTCTTATTAAATCATTTTGTGTTTCGTGCGATTTGTTATATTATTGTATGGAGATGTCATTTATGTAACCTTAAAGAAAAATAAGTTACATAAAGAAATGTATAGGATGGAAAAATTAGGATATTTTTAGTGAGTTTATCTATTCCTCTCCTAATTCAGAGGCTTTGTGTGTTCTTACTTTAGATAATTCATTATAAGTGAGGGGTGGGGCACCTAACTTAGTTTAGGCCAAACTTCTCCCGATGAAAGAAGATGCAGCAACGTGAAGCCGTCCTCATCAGGTTGATAAAAAGAGCAACAGTGTAATCTACTAAAAACTCATCCTTGAGGTGATAGATATGGTAAATAGAAATGGAAAACACTTTAAAAAACGTAAAAAACAAGTCTCATCCCTCACAAGATAGGCTGGGGAAAGATTCTGAGAGGAACAGCACTCAGGTAAGCCAAGAGTCATCAATGTCCAATAGCTTTTCTTTTAAGCAAGAGACGATTGATGCCTTAAAAAAAGAAGCTGAAGCCGCAGCACAAAAGGCCGCAGAACTTACTCAAAGACGCTCAACGCTCTCACATGAAGCTGTCCCGCAGATTTCAACCGTCTCATCAGAAGCGACTCCAGAAGAGACCCTTCTGATGATGCAAAACACCTTGCAGATGCAAATGAAAGAGTTTAAAGAGCAATTGAAAGCTCATCAAGAGTCGCAAGAACAACAAAATGCTACTCTAGCCATGGCTCCTCCTGAGGCAACAAAAACGGGCAAAGGAAAATGGTTAGGAAACATCGTGTTTTATATCTTGCTCACAGGCCTTTTCATCTTCATCGAGTCCGCCGTTATTTCGCAGAGTGAGGATACGACACCACGTAATATCGCAGGCTTTTCGCCCATGATTGTTCTTTCGGATAGTATGCGTGATGTCTATGCGCGTGACGACTTTATACTTACACGTGCTGTGGAACCTCGCTCACTGAGTGTTGGCGACGATATTACCTTTATAACCGAGCAAAACAGGACGGTCACTCACCGCATCGTTGGTATTCGCGAGAATCACCTTTCCACGGGGCAACGTGGGTTTGAGACCAAAGGGGTAAATAATACAACAGTCGATAGTGAGATTGTTCATGCCAGAAATGTGGTGGGGAGAGTCATCTTCTCAAGCTCAACCATTGGGCATGTGCTTGGTTTTATCCGAGAGAATATGTTGTTGGCTTTTATTACCTTTGTCCTTCTTCTAATCTTCTTAGATGTACTCGTCAAGTATGTTATTTCGCTCTTCCAAGTACGCAAGGAAAAGAAGAAGGGGCATATTGAAGGGAAGCCAGAGAAGCTCACAAGAAAAACAAAAAAACGCAAACAAAACTTGTCTGCCTAAGTCAGACGTTAATTAATGAAAAATATTATTAAAAATAAGGAGTATTTATGACAAAGAACAGAACATCTAAAAAGAAACTGTGGCCCGTAGTAGCTGCAGGAGCGGCATTACTTTTGGCAGGTACATTCGCCTGGACATCTTTCAGTCAACGTGCCTTGAATGACATTGATGGCCAACGCGTTCCAAATCATGGTGGACGTATCCACGACCAGTTTGACCGTGACTCAGGAAACAAAGATATCTTTGCGGAAAACTACGGTGAAAATACTTTATTTGTACGTATCAAGTTGAAAGAGTATATGGAGGTCGCAGGTCAGCCGGTCGATGATGATTCCACAGTAGACCCAGATGATTCAAATACTTGGACAACATTTATCCCTGGACCTGCCACAGGTGGGACCGTTGCAAATGATGATCGTCAAGGTGCGCGCAGTTCTCTTTTCAGTGATTATTGGGACTGGAACTTAGGTATGGAACGTATCCCAGGGACAACGATGTATTTTATGCCGACCTTTAATCATGACCCAAATAATATGCAAACAGCGGCAGCAGGTAATGCACGTGACTTTATCGTAGACGACGTGACACACCCAGGTGATGGTACAGAAGCTTTCTGGCAGTCGGGAGATACAGCAACGTCGATCATGCCAGTAGGTGCAGAGTTTGGTGGCACAAACACAGCAGCAGCTGTTTTAGCCCAAGATCGTCCTCCACTTACAGCAGGCCAATGGATGGATCTCTCAACTTCTGGGCGTCGTGTAGGTCAAACATGGATCATCGACCAAGCCAGTGGTTGGGCTTACTATGCCGTTCCTCTAGAGTCTGGTGAAGCGACATCTTATCTTCTTGATGACATTGCCCAAAGCGCTGACTTTAATGACAACTTGACTGCGAACTTCCCAGGAGCAGAAGCCCATGACTGGAAATACAGCATCCATGTTATTGGTGAGTTTGTATCTTTTGATGATCTTGATCAATTTCTTGATAATCCAGAGGATGACACTGCAGGAGCGAGAGAAATTGTAGCGCATCTTGAAAATGAACACACACCATAAGCATTACTTAGTTTTTATATAAGTCTAAAGGAAATAAAAAGAGAAGGATACAGTGAAAAAATATTTTTTCATGCCATCTTCTCTTTTTTATCTCTCTGTGTTGTCAACCAAATATCTCAACAAAAGGTAATTAAGCATGAAAAAGTATGTTCCTAAAAATTTAAGGGCTCTTATTAAAATAATTTGTCTTGTACTCTTGTGCTTGCTCCTCATCTTGCCCTTACCTTACCGTATCGAAATACCAGGAGAAGCCAAACCGTTGAACGAGAGTATTGTGGTTTCCGGGCATGGAGCGCCCGTACGCTCGGGTGGAGGTTTTTACCTTCCTACGGTTAAAACTGCGCCAGTGAATATCAGTCTTCTCATTTATAATTTATTTGATAGGTATTCGGAAATTCATCCCATAACCTCAGATGCACAAGCGATGTCTAAAAAGCAGCAAGAGGAGACTATTAGCCAGTTGCAGATGCGAGTTTCCGAGAATATTGCTGTATGGGAAGCCTTTCGCTTAGCAAAAAAGCCTATAGACTTTGAGTATGGGGGAGCTTACGTTACAGAAGTGGCAAGATATTCAAGTTTTCACAATAAGTTAAGGCCTTTGGATTTGATTACTCATCTGGATGGACCGCGTTTTGAAAGTAACGAGGAGATGCTGGACTATATAAAAAAGCAGAAGGTTGGAGACCAAGTTACTCTGAAATTTCAACGGGAGATGGATGGAGAGAAAAAGGAACAAGAGGTAGAAGGAAACTATATCCAGCTTGATAATGGCAAAACGGGGATAGGTATGTCGCTTATGGAAAACACAAGTCTTATAAGCAACCCAGAAGTCAAGATAAAAGTTGGCGATATTAGTGGTCCTTCAGGCGGTTTACTTTTTACTTTGGATATTTACAGCAAGCTTACAGGGAAAGACATAACGAAAGGACGCAAAGTGGCCGGTAGCGCCTCTATCACTGTTGGCGGTGCAGTATGGCCTGTTGGCGGTATTCGCCAAAAGGTGGTGGCTGCTGAACGTCAAGATATAGATGTCTTCTTTGTCTATAGCAACGGCAGGGCGGTCGGAGATTATAATTATCTTGAAGCAAAGGAAACCGTAAAATGGTTGCGTTCAGACATGTCGATAATACCCATAGATAACGTGAATGATGCTATAGAATATCTGGAGGGACGAAACAGGACTTGGATCCAAGGAAGTGATGCCAAAGATGTGTAAATCCTCTTTCTACATTACCTGAACAGGAAGAAATATTTTGTGTGCGCTCAAAACTTATTGGAGGATATTAAATGAGAGAAGTGGACAAATATATTTTTTATTTTTATTTTTTAATATATTGTTTTTTTGATATAATAGAACCATAAAAATGTGTAATCATAATGAAATCTATAAAATCAATATTCATCAATATGTAACTTTAGACTTATTTTTTAATTAAATAGCGCGTAGCACTAAATAATACATTTCGATTAGAAAGGAGAAGGAAGTATGAACAAAGTCCCGAAGAAACAAAAGTCAGAAGGAAAGGTTGTCTATCATGATCTTAGCGGTGGTGAAGATTTTGCGACAGCTGCCTGTGATTTTCCAGAAGATATACAGGCGATTCAAGAGAGAGTGAGAGCAGCGATTCGCGCCACTGAGGCAAGCTATGAGGCCTCTATCTTAGACACCCCTACGACAAAGAAGTCTTTTGAAAAAGTTCTAGAAGTTCACTACCCTTCTTCTCAAAAAAATGAGCCAACAATAGTTTTTCCAGCTGCACATAAAGTAGAGGAACCACCTTCCATATCTGCTCAATCCGTTGTTGTAGAGCCAAAGCAAGCAACGGAGAAAGCGAAGAAAAAAACCTATACGCATGAAGCTCAAAAAAAATCTTTACGTTCTAACAAGCTAGCAGAGGAGGCTCCAGCAGCACGGTCTGAAAATTCTCCCCGCCAAGAAGGAAGCTATCTTTACTATAATGCCTCTCCCAAAGAAGCTAAGCATTATCCGACAATTGTTGTAAATAAGTTAACCGTATCGACTGCACCACGCGCAGAGTTTTATAAGGAGCATCAGCTAGCCTTGAAAAATGAGGGTAAAAATAAAGAAGCCTCAAAGTTCAAACCCAAACCCAAATCTAAAGGTGCTGGAATTCTGAGTAATACTATTTTCTATCTAATTATTATTCTTCTTTTAGTCTTTCTAGAATCAAGTGTGATTTTACAAAATGAAAATGATAAGCCAGTAAATCTGGCAGGGTTTTCACCCATGACTGTACTCTCTAATTCGATGAAAAGTGTTTATCCTAAAGGAAGCTTACTGGTGACACGTCAAGTAAATCCTCAAACCCTTAATATTGGAGACGATATCACTTTTATTACTGAGGCAAATCGAACAGTTACACACCGGATTGTGGGTATCGAAGAAGACTATCTTCGAACACGTGAGCGTGGCTTTGTAACTAAGGGCGTAGATAACGCGCGTGAAGATGCCGAAATCGTTCATGCTAATAATGTAGTGGGTAGAGTCATCTTTTCAAGTTATCCTTTGGGCAGGATTGTCCAATTTATTCGAGAACATCTAGTGATTTCGGTCATTCTCATGCTGGTCCTCGTACTTATCTTACATGAAATGTTGAGTTTCTTTATTACAAGATTGAAGCAGGGAAAAACAAGAAAAAACAGAAGAATTAAACCAAAGAATAGAGTGAAACGGCGTAAAGTAAGAGAAAGGAAGGTACTGTCTCATGAGGCAATCTAACTTTCTCTCGAAAATCACTTTTAAAAAAAGGTATATTATTCCCGCCCTCTTACTTGTTGTCTTAAGTGCGACTTCAGCAGGCACATTTACATGGACATCTATTAGTCAGCGGGCAGTCAATGAAACTCGTTTTGAATCTCTTCCAGGCGGACGTTTACATGATGATTTTGAAGGTTTAGCTCATCTGGAAAATCAACGTGGCCGAACGAATAAAGATGTCTTTGTGGAAAATTATTCTTCAGAAAATATCTTGACACGTGTAAGACTCAGTGAGTACATGGAGGTAGGCGCAGGCGCTGGTCAAACAGCAAACAACCAAGCCGTGCCACTCAGTGATGCAGGACTAGAAAATGCCACTCTTGCAGACCATAACTCTTGGGCTGTGGTTAGGCCTAGCGGGCTGCTATCCGATGGGGTAACAGTTTCTCGCTTGCGGGATTATGTGACTCTTCATCTTGGTGATGATAACAGTCGTCCCAAAATCTTTATGCCCACCTTTAACCAAAATAATCAAAACCAAGAATCGAATACAACAGGCCGAGGGCTTGAGACTTTAACGGGAACATATAATACCAACTTAGGTATCGCAATGCCAGGAACACATAATCAGTGGAACTTAGGGCAGACACACACTTCGACCCTACGAACATGGGATGAAAGAAATGGTGCAGAAGTCTTGACCGCAAATGTGACCCATACTGCACAAGCAACCGTCCTATCAGAGCGGGGTGGCTATATCACGATGAGCGAGTGGATGGCTTCTGGTCGCCCAACAGGTAATTTTTGGGTGCATGACAATGACGGTTGGCTTTATTGGGCTACATGGTTGCCTCAAGAGACAGCCACTAGCTTGTTATTAGATGCTTTAGAGGTAAATTTTAATAATAAGGATACATTTTATGGGATGCATGTTGAGTCAGACGTGGCTACAGCTGAAGGAATAGATCAATGGCAGGGTGTGTCAGCTTCTGCTGGTGAACTGATGCAGGGCATTATAAGCTAAGACGAGCAAAGAGAAAGTATCTTATAGGAAGAAGAAATATTTATCCATGAAACTGTCTCATTTTTACTTGGTAGAATTAAAGAATAGAGAAGCAAACTTATGAAAAAAAGTATCAAATCTTTTACCACCCTGTGCGCTTTAGCTGCCAGTTTAGTCTTGGTAGGCGGGACCTTTGCTTATACAAACATGGGACAACGTGCTCTAAATATGCTTGAAGGGGACAAGCCACTCGTATATGGCGGCCGCGTCCATGACTATTTCGATGATGCAACAGGGAACAAAGATGTCTTTGTGGAAAACTTTGGCAGTGAGCCTCTTATTGCGCGTGTGAAGTTTACAGAGCTGTTTATGCACAATGACAGATCACTGATTGAGAGTGGGGATATTGATATGAACGATCCGCTGACTTGGCCTACTTGGATACCTGGGCCTGAAGCCACTACGACCCCTTTAGGAACTGAAGCTCTCGGTACACGTATTGGAGTAAATACACCCCTCAATGCTTATTTTCACTTGGCGCTAGGTCAAGCCACTCAGGATGCCCAGCGGCCTTGGTTTATGCCCACCTTCAACAGAGATTCTACTTCTACGAGGACTGCGGCTGCAGGGGTAGGACGTGATGTGGAAACAGGGAGCGCTACACACCCGGGCAAGGGCACGGCTAACTATTGGACGGCAGGGATGTTTGGCAACTCTATCATGGGTCCACCAGAGTCTGCGGAGCAGCAGGAAACAAAACAGGTACTTAATCAAGCGCGTCCGCCCATGACTTTTGCCCAATGGCAAACACTGGCAGTAGATGACCGTGTAGGTAATTTCTGGGTGATTGATCAAGAAACGGGATGGGCTTATTGGGCAAATCTCTTATCGGGAGGGCAAGCCACCAGTTTCCTCTTGGACAGCAAGCGCGCACAACCTGCCCTGAGTACCCTTAAAGGCGCTGGTTCTTATCAAATTCATGTCATTGGACAGTTTTCTAGTAATGATACAGCTTATCTTGCCGAGTTTTGGACGGAAGATGCAGCTGCAAATCTCAACCCCGCAAATGGCCAAAGTATTGTCCAAACGATTCGGGAACAAAACTGACTGATCAAAGTAACAACTGTAGAAAACAGCAGAAAGGAGCACCGTCTTGTACAGACTTAAACAGATTTTAAGTAAATTAACAGTGAAAAGTCGTGTCTTACTTTCTGCTCTTTTGTTAACAATGATTGTGACAGGTATTACGGGAACCATGGCATGGAACAGTGGCAGACAAAGCGCCCTCAATCTTGGCCAGACACGGATTGGCGAACGACCTGTACATTTACTTAAGCTGGAGATTGATACGGAGGGAAATCAAACGGAACTTCCTGTGCCTGGTGCAGATTTCTTACTTTTTGAAATTCCGGCAAATAATCCCGATAGTCCTGTACAGATTCAAGCCACCTTTACTACAGACCAAGAGGGTCGAATAACTGTTTCACTGCCACCAGGACGTTATTTTTTCCAAGAAATTCGTTTGCCTTATGGCTTTGCTCCAGATCTTGATAGCGAAAATCAACCCATTAGGCGCTATGACTTTACTGTCACTGAAGAGAGTAATAATGAAAGACCGATTGTTACAGCCTACAACCGTCGATTGGCGGGGGATTTAATTATCGAAAAAACACTGGTGAATGACGATGGGCACCCCCTCTCTCCAGAGCAATTGGCACAACTCTTTGAATTTCGAGTAACCTTTTCAGACGGCGGAACCTATAAGTACCAAATTGATGGTCAAGGTGCTATGCATGAGCTGTCTTCTGGGGAGACATTGAGCCTACGCCATGGGCAACGTGCAGTGTTTACTGGCATTCCTGTCGGTGTCCACTATATGGTAGAGGAAATTAATTTTCAAAATGGTCAAGCCAATAACTCCTCGGGGAATATTCATTCTGAACCCTCACTAGCAGCTTTTACCAACCGTGATATGACCCGCAGAGGGAATTTAATTTTAGAAAAAGAAGTTGTAAACTCAGATGGCTCAGGTGTAACTCCTGAGCAAAAGCTCATCGACTTTAACTTTGAAGTTGAACTTTCAAATGTCCCAGATGGAGCAAGTTTCCGTTATACGACCAATCGTTACCAAATTGATGATGACCCTAATAACGATGCGGATACGCGTGAGGGTACAGTTTCGAGTGGTGATACACTCACACTTCGTCATGGTGAAATCCTTACCATCCACAACTTACCGGTAGGTGCTTCCTACAAGATCCGTGAAGTAGCAACTGCAGGCTTTGTTTCTGGTACGGAGACAGTGCAAGGGAATATCGTTCAAGATACAACGCCGCATCACCGCTTTGTCAATAGTTACCAAGTGGGTGGCGTTGAGCCTGAGCCAGCTACTCTGTCTTTTGAAAAGCAAGTGGTTTCAGAGAATGAAGCCATGCTCGAAAGAGAGTTTGAGTTTGAAGTGACTTTTGAACCGAGCGATGGTCAAACTTTCCAATATCGGATTATCGAAGGTAGCACCGAGGGCGCTTTACAAGACTTTATATCTGGCGATACTATCCGCCTCCGTCATGGTCAGAAGGTCGTCTTTGCTGATTTACCTGCTGGTTTGGCTTATAATATCCGTGAAATTCCAAGCGATGATTTCTTTGAAATGCTTGATGAGGCAAATGGTACGACCATAATTGGCGGCACTTCACACCATCTTTTCATCAACCGTGAAGTGCCCAGTGGTTCTGCTCAACTCGTCATTGAAAAAAATGTTGTAGGCACAGGCTATGATGCGAATCATGAATTCTTGTTTGATCTTTATATCAATGATGTTAAACAGGATGAAGTGATTCGTTTAAGAAGTGGCCAAAGTTCAACACCAATCACTCTTGCCTTAGGTGACCGTTGGCGCGTTGTTGAGCATGACAGCTTCGGGGCTGGTTTTATCCAGATAGGTATTAGTAATGGTACAGGAAGCGTTGAGATTGGGCATCTTGGACAAGTTATTCATGTCCGCCAAACCAACCGCTATATTCACGAAAGGATAACCTTATCAGGAGTCAAAAGCTGGGAGATGCCTGAAGGGATTCAGCCCCCACAAGAGATTACACTGCAGCTCATGCAAGACAATCATGTGGTAAGGCAAATAAATGTTACAGGACCAACTTGGACCTATACTTTTGAAAACTTACCAAAGTTTGATAGTGCAGGAAACGAGATCC
This window encodes:
- a CDS encoding DUF7601 domain-containing protein, which gives rise to MYRLKQILSKLTVKSRVLLSALLLTMIVTGITGTMAWNSGRQSALNLGQTRIGERPVHLLKLEIDTEGNQTELPVPGADFLLFEIPANNPDSPVQIQATFTTDQEGRITVSLPPGRYFFQEIRLPYGFAPDLDSENQPIRRYDFTVTEESNNERPIVTAYNRRLAGDLIIEKTLVNDDGHPLSPEQLAQLFEFRVTFSDGGTYKYQIDGQGAMHELSSGETLSLRHGQRAVFTGIPVGVHYMVEEINFQNGQANNSSGNIHSEPSLAAFTNRDMTRRGNLILEKEVVNSDGSGVTPEQKLIDFNFEVELSNVPDGASFRYTTNRYQIDDDPNNDADTREGTVSSGDTLTLRHGEILTIHNLPVGASYKIREVATAGFVSGTETVQGNIVQDTTPHHRFVNSYQVGGVEPEPATLSFEKQVVSENEAMLEREFEFEVTFEPSDGQTFQYRIIEGSTEGALQDFISGDTIRLRHGQKVVFADLPAGLAYNIREIPSDDFFEMLDEANGTTIIGGTSHHLFINREVPSGSAQLVIEKNVVGTGYDANHEFLFDLYINDVKQDEVIRLRSGQSSTPITLALGDRWRVVEHDSFGAGFIQIGISNGTGSVEIGHLGQVIHVRQTNRYIHERITLSGVKSWEMPEGIQPPQEITLQLMQDNHVVRQINVTGPTWTYTFENLPKFDSAGNEIQYRIREVPVPGWNAVTNPESINIQNVWMAPIRGSLEIEKQLTGDSSPHDEKFEFVMNPGNHVVNITNSGRARFPEVTFERPGTFEFTIHETRGSTLGWTYDNTEYKWFARVELQGGTLVMAEQWLTKNGERVQGLRPVFVNRFDSSALLTETINIPVKKTWVHKELTVNLQPQSIIIQLMVDGREISRRQLSLKTQWQTLFQDLPRYDADGQEVDYQVKELPVNGYDVEITGNAQEGFSIRNTYVGMTEPPSKTPDAPSTTERLPDVGDTLTITAIVLGFVCMRIAYLLYKENRTDKT